In the Methanothermobacter sp. genome, one interval contains:
- a CDS encoding V4R domain-containing protein — translation MRERQQFTIFATDNGIEVIESPVKSLILSELMKRELRFQDIVRITGKSKSTVSKHLSDLRMAGLIVERQDPADRRIKVFSINSRYLGKLRRKKRRELDEEKTEFLAEHLTSVGDPFEFFRLMFHLLRVELIKEGMNIDPILHEVGLKIGEVIYPSLSAKNLEDLLENLGRFWRINRLGTLKVESTDPLIIRAYDCFECGLLPDIGESACALDSGILEAVFGRYFNSDVEIQETECYARGDERCSFIINP, via the coding sequence ATGAGGGAAAGACAGCAGTTCACAATATTTGCAACAGATAATGGAATAGAGGTAATCGAGAGTCCCGTTAAATCACTTATACTATCGGAACTCATGAAGAGGGAACTCAGATTTCAGGATATAGTCAGAATAACCGGTAAATCCAAGTCCACGGTATCAAAGCACCTCTCGGATCTCAGAATGGCTGGCCTTATAGTTGAAAGGCAGGACCCGGCAGATAGGAGAATAAAGGTCTTCTCAATAAACTCAAGGTATCTGGGTAAACTCAGAAGAAAAAAGCGCCGGGAACTGGATGAGGAAAAAACAGAGTTTCTTGCAGAGCACCTGACCTCAGTGGGGGATCCATTTGAGTTCTTCAGGCTGATGTTCCATCTACTCCGGGTTGAACTCATAAAGGAGGGTATGAACATCGACCCCATTCTCCACGAGGTGGGATTGAAGATAGGGGAGGTCATATACCCCAGTTTAAGCGCGAAGAACCTTGAGGACCTCCTTGAAAACCTGGGAAGATTCTGGAGGATAAACCGGCTGGGGACCCTCAAGGTGGAAAGCACGGATCCACTTATAATCAGGGCCTACGACTGCTTTGAATGCGGGCTGCTCCCTGACATCGGGGAATCTGCCTGTGCCCTGGACTCAGGGATACTAGAGGCAGTCTTTGGCAGATACTTCAATTCTGATGTTGAAATACAGGAGACAGAATGCTATGCAAGGGGGGATGAGAGGTGCTCATTCATCATAAACCCATGA
- a CDS encoding FprA family A-type flavoprotein produces the protein MKAAAKRISDGVYWTGVLDWDLRNYHGYTLQGTTYNAYLVCGDEGVALIDNSYPGTFDELMARVEDALQQEGMDGIDHIVQNHVEKDHSGVLLELHRRFPEAPIYCTEVAVKGLLKHYPSLRGAEFRTVKTGDVLDLGGKTLTFLEAPLLHWPDSMFTLLDEEGILFSNDAFGQHLCYPQRFDREISEYVLMDAARKFYANLITPVSKLVLKKFDEVKELGLLERIHMIAPSHGQIWTEPMKIIEAYTGWATGMVDERVTVIYDTMHGSTRKMAHAIAEGAMSEGVDVRVYCLHEDDRSEIVKDILESGAIALGAPTIYDEPYPSVGDLLMYLRGLKFNRTLTRKALVFGSMGGKGGATGTMNELLAGAGFDVIDEDEVYYVPSGEELDACFEAGRKLAAEIKR, from the coding sequence ATGAAGGCCGCAGCAAAAAGAATATCCGATGGAGTATACTGGACGGGAGTCCTGGACTGGGATCTTAGAAACTACCATGGATACACCCTGCAGGGAACCACATACAACGCCTACCTTGTCTGTGGAGATGAAGGGGTTGCACTGATAGACAACTCCTACCCCGGCACATTTGATGAGCTCATGGCAAGGGTTGAGGACGCCCTGCAACAGGAGGGAATGGACGGGATTGACCACATAGTCCAGAACCACGTTGAAAAGGACCACAGCGGGGTCCTTCTGGAACTCCACAGGAGGTTTCCTGAAGCCCCCATCTACTGCACAGAGGTGGCTGTTAAGGGGCTCCTGAAACACTACCCCTCCCTCAGGGGAGCAGAGTTCAGGACCGTGAAAACAGGGGATGTGCTTGATCTTGGCGGGAAGACACTGACATTCCTGGAGGCCCCGCTGCTCCACTGGCCAGACAGCATGTTCACACTCCTTGATGAGGAGGGGATACTCTTCTCAAACGACGCCTTCGGGCAGCACCTCTGCTACCCCCAGCGCTTTGACAGGGAGATATCAGAATACGTCCTCATGGATGCCGCCAGGAAGTTCTATGCAAACCTCATAACCCCGGTCTCAAAGCTGGTACTCAAAAAATTCGATGAAGTTAAGGAGCTTGGGCTTCTCGAAAGGATCCATATGATCGCCCCATCCCATGGGCAGATCTGGACAGAGCCCATGAAGATCATAGAGGCCTACACAGGCTGGGCCACCGGCATGGTGGATGAGAGGGTCACGGTGATCTACGACACCATGCACGGCTCAACCAGGAAGATGGCACATGCCATAGCAGAGGGAGCCATGAGCGAGGGGGTCGATGTTAGGGTCTACTGCCTCCATGAGGATGACAGGAGCGAGATCGTGAAGGATATACTTGAAAGTGGCGCCATAGCACTTGGAGCCCCCACCATATACGACGAGCCCTACCCCAGCGTCGGAGACCTCCTCATGTACCTCAGGGGCCTCAAATTCAACAGAACCCTCACCAGGAAGGCCCTTGTATTCGGGTCAATGGGTGGAAAGGGTGGTGCCACAGGCACCATGAATGAGCTCCTTGCAGGGGCAGGATTTGATGTCATTGACGAGGATGAAGTGTACTACGTGCCCTCAGGTGAGGAACTCGACGCCTGCTTTGAGGCAGGGAGAAAACTTGCAGCTGAAATAAAGAGGTGA
- a CDS encoding arsenate reductase ArsC, with amino-acid sequence MKKRVLFICRNNSGRSQMAEALLRNMYGEHYHVQSAGSQPREINPLTVRVMEEIGIDMSSHKPTDLRELEGEEFDLVVSLCDEACPVFLGGKRYMHAEFPDPAGGDIARFRRIRDEIAEWIRTEFKPEDD; translated from the coding sequence ATGAAGAAGAGGGTTCTTTTCATATGCAGAAACAACTCAGGAAGGTCCCAGATGGCTGAGGCTCTTCTCAGGAACATGTATGGGGAGCACTACCATGTCCAGAGTGCTGGAAGCCAGCCAAGGGAAATCAACCCCCTGACAGTGAGGGTCATGGAGGAGATTGGAATCGATATGAGCTCCCATAAGCCCACCGACCTCAGGGAACTCGAGGGTGAGGAGTTTGATTTGGTTGTGAGTCTCTGTGATGAGGCATGCCCTGTATTCCTGGGGGGTAAGAGGTACATGCATGCAGAGTTTCCAGACCCTGCAGGTGGGGATATAGCCAGATTCAGAAGGATACGTGATGAGATTGCAGAGTGGATAAGGACTGAATTCAAGCCGGAGGATGATTGA
- a CDS encoding FAD-dependent oxidoreductase, producing the protein MRVVIVGGGAGGLSTASNIRKYDKDAEITVITRDKHVAYSPCAIPYVMCGEVECFDDIVMHQPEDYRERNIDILTETEVEEVDSHKKTVTYVKDGKRQEIPYDVLVLATGGSPFIPPVEGVDLEGVFTIRTLTDGERISEWASKSKKAVVVGAGLIGLEIAYGLLKMGLEVTVTEMLPQIVPRSLDPDMAAIVQEYLEEKGIRVVLGKALERITGDERVEAVAVGDECIEADLVVLATGVRPETKLARMAGCELGQWAVKVNERMQTSVPDIYAVGDCVEVYDAVTGFRTQSPLGSTAVRQARVAARNIVGIDATFRPVLNAMVSKIGELEFGAVGLTEVMALQSGIKVVSGKKRALTKARYYPGAERIDVKMICDLRGRIIGCQMVAKERVAERVDTMSLAISQGLTCSDLAWTEFSYAPPVSMVIDPIILAAEDACEKLKRVNSKQDD; encoded by the coding sequence ATGAGAGTTGTTATAGTTGGAGGAGGGGCCGGGGGACTTTCAACGGCCTCAAACATAAGAAAATATGATAAGGATGCAGAGATAACTGTTATAACCCGTGACAAGCACGTGGCATATTCACCCTGCGCCATACCCTACGTTATGTGCGGGGAGGTTGAGTGCTTTGATGATATAGTGATGCACCAGCCAGAGGACTACAGGGAACGCAACATAGATATCCTCACAGAAACCGAGGTGGAAGAGGTTGACTCCCATAAAAAAACCGTGACCTATGTGAAGGATGGTAAACGCCAGGAAATACCCTACGACGTCCTTGTCCTTGCAACAGGGGGCTCTCCATTCATACCACCGGTGGAGGGGGTTGACCTTGAGGGGGTGTTCACCATAAGGACACTCACAGATGGTGAGAGGATAAGTGAATGGGCCTCCAAAAGTAAAAAAGCCGTGGTGGTGGGCGCAGGGCTCATAGGTCTTGAGATAGCATATGGGCTCCTGAAAATGGGGCTTGAGGTCACCGTGACAGAGATGCTGCCACAGATCGTCCCACGTTCCCTGGACCCGGACATGGCAGCCATAGTACAGGAGTACCTTGAGGAGAAGGGGATAAGGGTTGTCCTTGGAAAGGCACTTGAGAGGATAACCGGAGACGAAAGGGTCGAGGCGGTTGCTGTGGGAGATGAGTGCATTGAGGCCGACCTGGTGGTCCTCGCAACAGGGGTGAGGCCAGAGACAAAACTTGCGCGGATGGCGGGATGCGAACTGGGACAGTGGGCAGTGAAGGTCAATGAGAGAATGCAAACAAGTGTACCTGACATTTATGCCGTCGGTGACTGCGTTGAGGTCTACGATGCCGTGACAGGCTTCAGGACCCAGTCACCACTGGGATCAACTGCCGTGAGACAGGCCAGGGTGGCTGCAAGGAACATAGTGGGTATTGATGCAACCTTCAGACCAGTTCTCAACGCCATGGTATCAAAGATAGGTGAACTCGAGTTCGGTGCTGTTGGACTCACAGAGGTCATGGCACTCCAGAGCGGGATAAAGGTGGTCTCAGGAAAGAAGAGGGCCCTTACAAAGGCCAGATACTATCCCGGCGCCGAGAGAATTGATGTGAAAATGATATGTGACCTCAGGGGAAGGATAATCGGGTGCCAGATGGTTGCAAAGGAGAGGGTGGCTGAAAGGGTTGACACCATGTCACTTGCAATATCACAGGGACTCACATGTTCAGACCTTGCCTGGACCGAGTTTTCATATGCGCCCCCTGTTTCAATGGTCATAGACCCCATAATCCTCGCAGCGGAGGATGCCTGTGAAAAACTCAAAAGGGTGAACAGCAAGCAGGATGATTGA
- the cobI gene encoding precorrin-2 C(20)-methyltransferase codes for MNGKLIGVGVGPGDSELLTIRALKVLRSVPVICAPRSSSERDSIALSIVKDVLSERDDDYRVIDPVFPMTDDRDELERHWDEAARLVSGELASGRDVAFITLGDPSIYSTFSYLQRRIEDMGFETEMVPGVTSFTACAASAGTAIVEGDEILVVVPRVDERFRSIIENVDACVIMKTSRHGRRAREVVESDPRDRYVVSVENCSMDDEVVERGFPSKGRYLATTIVRFRGSI; via the coding sequence ATGAATGGAAAACTCATAGGTGTGGGTGTTGGGCCAGGTGACAGTGAACTTTTAACCATAAGGGCCCTGAAGGTTTTAAGATCAGTTCCAGTTATATGCGCTCCCCGTTCCTCATCTGAAAGAGACAGCATAGCCCTTTCAATTGTGAAAGATGTTTTAAGTGAACGTGACGATGATTACAGGGTAATTGACCCTGTATTCCCCATGACAGATGATAGGGATGAACTTGAAAGGCACTGGGATGAGGCTGCCCGCCTGGTTTCAGGGGAACTTGCCTCAGGGAGGGACGTTGCATTTATAACCCTGGGTGACCCCTCCATCTACAGCACCTTCAGTTACCTTCAGAGGCGGATTGAGGATATGGGCTTCGAGACAGAGATGGTTCCAGGTGTGACATCATTCACAGCATGTGCTGCAAGTGCAGGTACGGCTATCGTGGAGGGTGATGAGATCCTTGTTGTGGTGCCAAGGGTTGATGAGCGCTTCAGGAGCATAATTGAAAACGTTGATGCCTGCGTTATAATGAAAACCTCACGTCACGGGAGGCGTGCCAGGGAGGTTGTGGAGTCTGACCCCCGGGATAGGTATGTTGTATCTGTGGAGAACTGCAGCATGGACGATGAGGTGGTTGAGAGGGGCTTCCCGTCAAAGGGGAGGTACCTTGCAACGACCATAGTGAGGTTCAGGGGCAGCATCTAA
- a CDS encoding ATP-dependent DNA helicase, with protein MENPLFCPDCGMMRDNCTCRGRGRLSFFRNLIKSHEKSDSINEDLQKRYPHIPGEIIENFPFPQPRPGQLDIINDIYQALEDGYRYVILEAGTGTGKSAIACTLAGIYQPAYILTMTKQLQDQYATEFGFPVVKGRGNFLCRNDDLESTCDMGTCQTTPSSENFHCPYGVVRGETLLGEEAFRDSYGNRVFFRTDEHCHYWEQKAEAINSPITLMNYDYAFLELNYVGHFDRRNLMILDEAHNIEDKLMKRLEVTISNRRLRKDIKRTIPSSMMQEDDPAEWILQVEAIADHYSDLELESLPRKRRDRIKRTIKRLSELKMSLEDEPKNWVIDSDGESVSFKPLRVHHYAHDRLFSYSESCLFMSATILNERLFCQWLGIKPDEAYIVRVDSPFPASRRPIELKIAGKMSRNRIKQTAPETIPILNRILERHRNDKGLIHTHNYRCQRFIMENIPNRRLIDHKASNREAVLRYFEDSTEPLVLVSPSMSEGVDLPYDKCRFQVIYKIPFPYLGDKQVNRRQRMDQRWYAYKTIMTLMQAYGRGMRAHDDSCYTYILDGNIEMLFRSPLYRSLLPEFFKEAIVNE; from the coding sequence ATGGAAAACCCACTTTTCTGTCCCGACTGTGGAATGATGAGGGATAACTGCACATGCAGGGGCAGGGGGCGCCTTTCATTCTTCAGGAACCTCATAAAATCCCATGAGAAATCAGATTCCATCAACGAGGACCTCCAGAAGAGGTATCCCCACATACCCGGCGAAATCATAGAGAACTTTCCCTTTCCCCAGCCAAGACCAGGACAGCTTGATATCATAAACGACATCTACCAGGCACTTGAGGACGGCTACCGCTACGTTATACTCGAGGCAGGTACAGGCACCGGGAAGTCGGCAATAGCATGTACCCTAGCAGGGATCTACCAGCCGGCATACATACTCACAATGACAAAACAGCTCCAGGACCAGTATGCCACTGAATTCGGGTTTCCGGTTGTGAAGGGGAGGGGCAACTTCCTCTGCCGCAACGACGACCTGGAGTCAACCTGTGACATGGGCACCTGCCAGACAACCCCATCATCAGAGAACTTCCACTGCCCCTACGGTGTTGTGAGGGGCGAAACACTCCTGGGTGAGGAGGCATTCCGGGACTCATATGGCAACAGGGTATTCTTCAGGACAGATGAGCACTGCCACTACTGGGAACAGAAGGCAGAGGCCATAAACAGCCCCATAACCCTCATGAACTATGACTATGCATTCCTTGAACTGAACTACGTGGGCCACTTTGACAGGAGGAACCTCATGATACTGGACGAGGCCCACAACATCGAGGATAAACTCATGAAGCGACTGGAGGTCACCATATCCAACAGGCGACTCAGGAAGGACATTAAGAGGACGATACCCTCCAGCATGATGCAGGAGGATGACCCCGCCGAGTGGATCCTCCAGGTTGAAGCCATAGCAGACCACTACAGCGACCTTGAACTGGAATCACTGCCCAGGAAGAGGAGGGACAGGATAAAGAGGACCATCAAGAGGCTCTCGGAACTTAAAATGAGCCTTGAGGATGAACCAAAAAACTGGGTTATTGATTCCGACGGTGAATCGGTTTCATTCAAACCCCTCAGGGTCCACCACTATGCACATGACCGCCTCTTCTCCTACTCTGAATCATGCCTCTTCATGAGCGCCACAATACTGAATGAGAGGCTCTTCTGCCAGTGGCTGGGCATAAAACCCGATGAGGCCTACATAGTAAGGGTCGACAGCCCATTCCCGGCATCAAGAAGACCCATAGAACTGAAGATCGCCGGGAAAATGTCAAGGAACCGGATAAAGCAGACGGCCCCGGAGACCATCCCCATACTGAACAGAATCCTTGAGAGGCACAGAAACGATAAGGGACTCATACATACACACAACTACCGCTGCCAGAGGTTCATAATGGAGAACATACCAAACAGGAGACTCATCGACCACAAGGCATCCAACAGGGAGGCCGTTCTAAGATACTTTGAGGACTCCACTGAACCACTGGTCCTTGTGAGCCCATCAATGAGCGAGGGCGTTGATCTACCCTATGATAAGTGCAGGTTCCAGGTGATCTACAAGATACCCTTCCCCTACCTTGGGGATAAGCAGGTGAACAGGAGGCAGAGGATGGACCAGAGGTGGTACGCCTACAAGACCATAATGACACTGATGCAGGCATATGGGCGTGGTATGAGGGCTCATGACGACTCATGCTACACCTACATACTGGACGGTAACATAGAGATGCTCTTCAGAAGCCCCCTCTACAGGTCGCTCCTCCCTGAGTTCTTCAAGGAGGCCATAGTCAATGAGTGA
- a CDS encoding ferritin family protein, giving the protein MNENRTGICRDTEIEKVVDANFRGECAEVGMYLAMARQAQREGLAEVAEALRTIALEEAEHAARFAELNGVIRDNLKENIEMMLEGEEAASREKGEAALRAAECGVDEARDFFHESSRDEGRHARMLRGILERYFKG; this is encoded by the coding sequence ATGAACGAAAACAGGACAGGCATATGCAGGGATACTGAAATTGAAAAGGTGGTTGATGCCAATTTCAGGGGTGAATGCGCCGAGGTTGGCATGTATCTTGCAATGGCGAGGCAGGCCCAGAGGGAGGGCCTCGCTGAGGTGGCAGAGGCCCTCAGAACAATAGCCCTCGAGGAGGCTGAGCATGCCGCCAGGTTTGCAGAGCTCAATGGCGTGATCAGAGACAATCTCAAGGAGAACATCGAGATGATGCTTGAGGGTGAAGAGGCTGCCAGCAGGGAAAAGGGTGAAGCGGCCCTCAGGGCCGCGGAGTGTGGTGTTGATGAGGCCCGTGATTTCTTCCATGAGAGCTCAAGGGATGAGGGAAGGCATGCCCGTATGCTCAGGGGCATTCTTGAGAGGTACTTCAAGGGGTAG
- a CDS encoding FmdE family protein: MRELFLVSVLLLMVLMTGSVAAADNTTCEVGVLVSYQYSDDTARINPTFEITDSGVGLNYTRTYDPSSGYTKLIFQHTNISSANLTLTVRAPGYITAERRLNLTLNPRDPRDTRYYSSLNLLLNATEAYRLGRDVTERADRILNFTSGSEVLVITTAGLVKYRNKTTEDVIEGILNRAGGVISYGKANILTLRRTAVDPLCTAFIIKKGKDLLMAFYRNSTLVYLGTVSQNMTITQWNNLTSRLGEDAFPFASLANAWAVGAPADLLKQAAFHGHMCIGTISGYAMSKTLCMYYPPLQDWSTGSPIEITNYVTIGVPGGSDDDALIVALDNTPGKRSYLGFDTSGTGADASMVGFIRWNSRTNTGTLVVMKFDQQALIDLYKRETGAIAVSELKFNAWLVKKVTQNPTSLVTIVKELDNLTADQYYYLVGREVNYNQVNETHGLDMEYINRLNLPNATRATPATSAGGVNYTELREIGKRAAEMAKNIFMAERGVNLERDSLNIAVLTSAGYVYLNGTPTDACYDGIFEVLGSRLSRKNLLPIHSPFYKPLWFTFVLKGADGRTLDSVYITYNPTTGALTAWATPDGIRVNDIGPAALNDAARDTANSRIFGSSYFSIESIANAWKYDIPYDQLVTFLFHNHVCPGVQPGFFITEYAFENYPLEAGQQYQWFGTSIYCKDDALLYLMGVSPGTGTYFAKRVLQDELESPMIPGGSEEGILILWDPVKKVGKAVMISFRWPQFDLSDCTTRNAMFEKWAAAFIMLYSGQTPAYMTSPMVLTKEVEKWITEDELRVIQSGANGNPLAYLRSIPARTLDDLIPVNNGGSQSGNQGGVPGGSTGGSTGGVSSGSHGVTGVHAGYSPGVDLSTSPAGESAASEVSEESPVEGKKAYEVKNATSSSSGGDSSWYVYGIVGVLVAAGLVAFGFLRGGAGK, encoded by the coding sequence ATGCGTGAGCTATTTCTGGTCTCAGTGCTCTTACTGATGGTCCTAATGACAGGATCAGTGGCGGCTGCAGACAACACAACCTGTGAGGTTGGCGTACTTGTCAGTTACCAGTATAGTGATGACACAGCCAGAATAAACCCAACATTTGAGATCACAGACTCGGGGGTTGGTTTGAATTACACGAGAACCTACGACCCATCAAGCGGCTACACAAAGCTGATATTCCAGCACACAAATATAAGCTCAGCAAATCTTACACTCACGGTGAGGGCCCCTGGATACATAACCGCAGAGAGAAGACTCAACCTCACATTAAACCCGAGGGATCCCAGAGACACAAGGTACTACTCCAGCCTGAACCTTCTGCTCAATGCAACAGAAGCATACCGTCTTGGCAGAGATGTGACCGAGAGGGCCGACAGAATCCTGAACTTCACATCAGGAAGTGAAGTCCTGGTTATAACAACCGCAGGTCTTGTTAAATACAGAAATAAGACGACCGAAGACGTGATAGAGGGCATACTCAACAGGGCAGGGGGTGTTATCAGTTATGGAAAGGCAAACATACTCACCCTCAGGAGAACAGCAGTGGATCCACTCTGCACGGCCTTCATAATAAAAAAGGGCAAAGACCTTCTTATGGCTTTTTACAGGAACAGCACCCTTGTTTATCTTGGAACCGTCTCCCAGAACATGACCATCACCCAGTGGAACAACCTGACCTCAAGGCTGGGGGAAGACGCCTTCCCGTTCGCAAGCCTTGCCAATGCATGGGCTGTTGGAGCCCCCGCTGACCTTCTCAAGCAGGCAGCTTTCCACGGTCACATGTGTATTGGAACAATCAGCGGCTATGCCATGAGCAAAACGTTATGCATGTACTACCCGCCACTTCAGGACTGGTCAACAGGTTCCCCAATAGAAATCACCAACTATGTAACAATAGGTGTTCCAGGCGGATCAGATGACGACGCACTCATAGTTGCACTCGACAATACACCTGGAAAGAGGTCATACCTTGGCTTTGATACATCAGGTACTGGTGCAGATGCGAGTATGGTTGGCTTCATAAGATGGAACTCAAGGACAAATACGGGTACCCTTGTTGTCATGAAGTTTGACCAGCAGGCACTCATCGACCTCTACAAAAGGGAAACAGGTGCAATAGCAGTATCAGAACTCAAATTCAATGCCTGGCTTGTTAAAAAGGTTACACAGAACCCCACATCACTTGTAACCATAGTCAAAGAGCTCGATAATCTCACAGCCGATCAGTACTACTACCTTGTGGGAAGGGAGGTCAACTATAACCAGGTGAACGAAACCCACGGCCTTGACATGGAATACATAAACAGACTCAATCTTCCAAATGCAACCAGGGCAACCCCCGCCACATCAGCTGGTGGTGTGAATTACACGGAGCTCAGGGAGATCGGAAAAAGGGCTGCTGAGATGGCAAAGAACATATTCATGGCTGAGAGGGGTGTGAACCTTGAAAGAGATAGTCTCAACATTGCCGTCCTCACATCGGCAGGTTACGTCTACCTCAACGGCACGCCAACAGATGCATGTTATGACGGAATCTTTGAGGTCCTTGGTTCAAGACTCAGCAGGAAAAATCTGCTACCGATCCACAGCCCATTCTACAAGCCCCTGTGGTTCACATTCGTCCTTAAGGGAGCCGATGGAAGAACACTGGACTCAGTATACATAACCTACAACCCCACAACAGGTGCCCTCACTGCATGGGCCACACCGGATGGTATACGGGTCAACGACATAGGTCCCGCAGCCCTTAATGACGCCGCAAGAGACACCGCAAATTCAAGGATATTTGGAAGTTCATATTTCAGCATAGAGAGCATAGCAAACGCATGGAAGTACGACATCCCCTACGACCAGCTCGTGACGTTCCTATTCCACAACCATGTCTGCCCCGGTGTTCAGCCAGGTTTCTTCATAACAGAGTATGCCTTTGAGAACTATCCTCTGGAAGCTGGCCAGCAGTACCAGTGGTTCGGGACAAGCATATACTGCAAGGACGACGCCCTCCTCTACCTCATGGGTGTGAGTCCTGGTACAGGCACATACTTTGCGAAGAGGGTCCTCCAGGATGAACTTGAATCACCCATGATCCCCGGTGGAAGTGAAGAGGGAATACTCATACTATGGGACCCCGTGAAGAAGGTTGGTAAGGCGGTGATGATAAGCTTCAGATGGCCACAGTTTGACCTCAGTGACTGCACCACAAGGAATGCCATGTTCGAGAAATGGGCTGCCGCCTTCATAATGCTCTACAGCGGCCAGACACCAGCTTACATGACATCTCCCATGGTGCTAACAAAGGAGGTTGAAAAGTGGATAACAGAGGACGAGCTGAGGGTGATACAGAGTGGTGCAAATGGTAACCCGCTCGCATACCTGCGTTCAATACCTGCAAGAACTCTGGATGACCTCATACCTGTGAACAATGGAGGATCACAGAGTGGGAACCAGGGAGGTGTTCCTGGTGGCTCCACAGGCGGCTCAACTGGTGGTGTGTCCTCAGGTTCTCATGGTGTTACAGGTGTCCATGCCGGTTACTCACCGGGTGTTGACCTCAGTACTTCACCTGCCGGTGAGAGTGCTGCATCTGAAGTCTCAGAGGAGTCCCCGGTTGAAGGTAAGAAGGCATATGAGGTTAAGAATGCGACATCATCTTCCAGTGGCGGAGACTCATCATGGTATGTTTATGGTATCGTGGGCGTCCTTGTGGCTGCTGGTCTCGTGGCCTTCGGGTTCCTAAGGGGTGGAGCTGGAAAATAA
- a CDS encoding DUF166 domain-containing protein: MVRVAIVTDGPYGERAHENIGEEFETDFIELKAPSGIFADEVEIPEEKIEQIVSADIVITYILHPDLTLELVDRIHNNVDWIIVGAWRGEGFRNQLLGYGNVTAPENMCDLEENGNPSFDEFVSKFGKPVVEVDVEEDRVKNIRVLRCSPCGATRFVAEELVGTEVKDLPVRAGLKIQHYPCRAAKMRLFADDECKKELAARIHCEAFERALENQ, encoded by the coding sequence ATGGTAAGGGTTGCAATAGTGACAGACGGCCCCTACGGTGAAAGGGCCCATGAGAACATAGGTGAGGAGTTTGAAACAGATTTCATTGAACTCAAGGCTCCCTCAGGCATATTCGCAGATGAAGTTGAAATACCAGAGGAAAAGATTGAGCAGATAGTATCAGCGGATATCGTTATAACCTACATCCTCCACCCTGACCTCACACTTGAACTTGTGGACCGCATCCACAATAATGTTGACTGGATAATAGTGGGTGCCTGGAGGGGTGAGGGCTTCAGGAATCAGCTACTGGGCTACGGGAATGTCACAGCACCAGAGAACATGTGCGACCTTGAGGAGAACGGGAATCCGTCCTTTGATGAATTCGTATCAAAATTTGGAAAGCCAGTGGTTGAGGTTGATGTTGAAGAAGACAGAGTAAAGAACATAAGGGTCCTCAGGTGTTCACCCTGCGGTGCAACACGGTTTGTTGCAGAGGAACTTGTTGGGACTGAGGTGAAGGATCTGCCTGTCCGTGCAGGTCTTAAGATACAGCATTACCCCTGCAGAGCCGCCAAGATGAGGTTATTTGCAGATGATGAGTGCAAGAAGGAGCTGGCGGCCAGAATCCACTGTGAGGCCTTTGAGAGGGCACTTGAAAATCAGTGA
- a CDS encoding rubredoxin, with translation MYVCRICQYQVPDREFSELGDGWVCPQCGVGRDQFEHSTDSSSPEQPFMLMFRAITESLWKVLGNGSQGVTREMGFVLAEIIDPEDPVKSTAEYFLSHGFAASIECSEGEKHVMDVKNCRFYGFCRSLEDDGVTVSTCPYANTAAAALETSTGYRYRIRRFPGEYGHIIELSGVSKK, from the coding sequence ATGTACGTCTGCAGGATATGCCAGTACCAGGTCCCTGACAGGGAGTTCAGCGAACTTGGGGATGGCTGGGTCTGCCCCCAGTGTGGTGTGGGAAGAGACCAGTTTGAGCACTCCACCGATTCATCATCCCCTGAGCAGCCATTCATGCTCATGTTCAGGGCCATCACAGAGAGCCTCTGGAAGGTCCTCGGCAATGGTTCCCAGGGAGTCACAAGGGAGATGGGCTTCGTCCTGGCAGAGATCATTGACCCTGAGGATCCAGTAAAATCAACAGCAGAATACTTCCTCAGCCATGGATTCGCAGCATCCATCGAGTGCTCTGAAGGAGAGAAGCATGTGATGGATGTGAAAAACTGCAGGTTTTATGGTTTCTGCCGCTCCCTTGAGGACGATGGGGTCACAGTATCCACCTGCCCCTATGCAAACACCGCTGCAGCGGCCCTTGAGACCTCCACAGGATACAGGTACAGGATAAGGAGGTTTCCAGGGGAATACGGCCACATCATCGAACTTTCAGGAGTATCAAAAAAATAG